The Gemmata palustris genome includes a region encoding these proteins:
- a CDS encoding MotA/TolQ/ExbB proton channel family protein yields the protein MIRSSSRYHSAGRFLCTAALAVVVLMVFSSVAQAQEAPAPAEKLSGGELIWFMIKSLGIVFGPILLAISVAMMALVVLLFLDLRMSSAIPPGFVDEFTDTVNKRKFKEAFDMARNDSSFLGQVLTAGMSRLQYGLEDAREAAMNTLESIKSDKEQKNNYNAVIATVGPMLGLVGTVYGMIESFSVLAKAKGGVNPSQLADGISHALVVTLFGVAVSVPAIFFNAFYRNRITRVTMDVGHIADDLLTQMYHNSKKAAGAPAPAPGPAPTVAPGPIPPAGR from the coding sequence ATGATTCGTTCGTCTTCGCGGTACCACTCCGCCGGCCGGTTCCTGTGTACCGCCGCTCTCGCGGTCGTTGTGTTGATGGTGTTCTCGAGCGTTGCGCAGGCCCAGGAAGCCCCGGCCCCGGCCGAGAAACTCAGCGGCGGCGAGCTGATCTGGTTCATGATTAAGTCGCTGGGCATCGTGTTCGGCCCGATCCTCCTCGCCATCTCCGTTGCCATGATGGCGCTGGTGGTCCTCCTGTTCCTCGACCTGCGGATGAGTTCGGCCATCCCGCCGGGGTTCGTGGACGAGTTCACCGACACCGTGAACAAGCGGAAGTTCAAGGAAGCGTTCGACATGGCCCGGAACGACTCGTCGTTCCTCGGGCAAGTGCTGACTGCGGGGATGAGTCGCCTCCAGTACGGCCTGGAGGACGCCCGCGAAGCCGCGATGAACACCCTGGAAAGCATCAAAAGCGACAAAGAACAGAAGAACAACTACAACGCGGTCATCGCCACCGTCGGGCCGATGCTCGGGCTGGTCGGCACCGTGTACGGTATGATCGAATCGTTCTCCGTGCTCGCAAAAGCTAAAGGCGGCGTCAACCCGTCCCAACTGGCCGACGGCATTTCGCACGCCCTGGTGGTGACGCTGTTCGGGGTCGCCGTTTCGGTCCCCGCGATCTTCTTCAACGCCTTCTACCGCAACCGCATCACCCGCGTGACAATGGACGTGGGCCACATCGCCGACGACCTGCTCACGCAGATGTACCACAACTCGAAGAAGGCCGCCGGCGCACCGGCGCCCGCACCCGGCCCGGCCCCGACCGTGGCGCCCGGCCCGATTCCGCCGGCGGGGCGCTAG
- a CDS encoding protein kinase domain-containing protein, with translation MPPPLLQRLLTRGAVATEDYEGLQPDDRQAVDRASSDDTLLDTLVRTRLMTEFQALRVRAGRLHGLVLGNYRLLDHIATGGMGIVYRAEHRQLRTIVAVKALPPSPDVNPRTLARFYLEARAVGKLKHPNIVAAIDAGEEPAHGPDCPAQPYFVMEYLTGVDLERAAGAAPLPIGLACQIAHQIADALIEAHRLGLVHRDIKPSNVLVTGDGQAKLLDFGLARLPGEERITRTGAQLGTVGYMAPEQTRNAHLVDARADVFGLGCTLFYALTGQAPFADVMATFGPPPSARGLRPEIPAGLDAVLSRMMVAEVGQRYPTAEAAMRALLPFLPNAAVALPGPGGAPCAPVRPARSIDSGPPTTHTAPGRVLIVDDQQDIRRLCRVALGADGLVCDEVGNGPDAVALASATAYDLVLLDVDLPGFSGEEVLRRLRQRPPTRNLKIVMFSGAASGDELSRIMLAGADDFLTKPFSVVQLRARVKSALRLKEAQDRSDVLNRELLTVNAELEQVVEARDGELIRARNGLVLALAKLIEHRSTETGKHLLRLQRYSRVLAEAVATVPAYASTVDANFIRMLEDAAPLHDIGKAALPDHILNKPGPLDPGERTLMQAHTTIGADTLREVARQHSFATAFMHVAIDIARGHHERWDGTGYPDRLVGESIPLVARLIAIADVYDALRSRRVYKPGLSHHTTVLTMTEGSPGHFDPSLLDVFLRIAPQFDRIFREFGE, from the coding sequence GTGCCCCCACCGCTCTTACAACGGTTACTCACCCGGGGCGCGGTCGCGACGGAAGACTACGAAGGGTTGCAGCCCGACGATCGGCAAGCGGTGGACCGCGCTTCGAGCGACGACACCCTTCTCGACACGCTCGTCCGCACCCGTCTGATGACCGAGTTCCAGGCGCTGCGCGTTCGCGCCGGCCGGTTGCACGGTCTCGTTTTGGGCAACTACCGCCTGCTCGATCACATCGCCACGGGCGGCATGGGCATCGTGTACCGCGCGGAACACCGGCAGTTGCGCACAATCGTCGCAGTGAAGGCGCTGCCGCCCTCGCCGGACGTGAACCCCCGCACGCTGGCGCGGTTCTACCTCGAGGCGCGCGCCGTCGGGAAACTGAAGCACCCGAACATTGTTGCGGCCATCGACGCGGGCGAGGAGCCGGCCCACGGCCCGGACTGCCCGGCGCAGCCGTATTTCGTGATGGAGTACCTCACCGGCGTGGACCTGGAGCGGGCCGCGGGCGCTGCGCCGCTTCCCATTGGGCTGGCCTGCCAGATCGCGCACCAGATCGCGGACGCGCTCATCGAAGCGCACCGCCTCGGGCTTGTTCACCGCGACATCAAACCGAGTAACGTACTGGTGACCGGGGACGGGCAGGCGAAGCTGCTCGATTTCGGACTGGCCCGGCTCCCGGGCGAGGAGCGCATTACGCGCACCGGCGCCCAGCTCGGCACCGTGGGTTACATGGCGCCGGAGCAGACGCGCAACGCGCACCTGGTGGACGCACGCGCGGACGTGTTCGGCCTCGGATGCACTTTGTTCTACGCACTCACCGGGCAGGCCCCGTTTGCCGACGTGATGGCCACGTTCGGCCCGCCGCCGTCGGCCCGCGGGCTGCGCCCGGAGATCCCCGCCGGCTTGGACGCGGTACTCAGTCGGATGATGGTCGCGGAAGTGGGGCAGCGGTACCCAACGGCCGAGGCCGCGATGCGGGCCTTGCTCCCATTTCTCCCGAACGCGGCGGTCGCGCTGCCGGGTCCGGGCGGTGCTCCCTGCGCCCCCGTGCGCCCGGCCCGTTCAATAGATAGTGGCCCGCCGACCACGCACACCGCGCCCGGGCGCGTCCTCATCGTGGACGACCAGCAAGACATTCGCCGGCTGTGCCGCGTCGCACTCGGGGCCGATGGGCTGGTGTGCGACGAAGTGGGCAACGGGCCGGACGCCGTCGCGCTGGCGTCCGCGACCGCTTACGATCTCGTGCTGCTCGACGTGGACCTGCCGGGCTTTAGTGGGGAAGAGGTGCTCCGGCGCTTGCGCCAGCGCCCGCCCACGCGCAACCTCAAAATCGTCATGTTTTCCGGCGCCGCGAGCGGGGACGAACTGTCCCGGATCATGCTCGCGGGGGCCGACGACTTCCTCACCAAGCCGTTCAGCGTCGTTCAACTCCGCGCCCGCGTGAAATCCGCGCTGCGGTTGAAGGAAGCCCAGGACCGCTCCGACGTGCTGAACCGCGAACTGCTCACGGTGAACGCGGAACTGGAACAGGTGGTCGAGGCCCGCGACGGCGAGCTGATCCGCGCCCGCAACGGGCTGGTGCTGGCGCTCGCGAAGTTGATCGAGCACCGGTCCACGGAAACGGGTAAGCACCTGCTCCGGCTGCAGCGCTACAGTCGCGTGCTCGCGGAGGCCGTGGCGACCGTGCCCGCGTATGCGAGCACCGTGGACGCGAACTTCATTCGCATGCTGGAAGACGCCGCGCCGCTTCACGACATCGGTAAGGCCGCGCTGCCGGACCACATCCTGAACAAGCCGGGTCCCCTCGACCCGGGCGAGCGGACCCTGATGCAGGCCCACACCACCATCGGCGCGGACACGCTCCGTGAGGTGGCGCGCCAGCACTCGTTCGCGACCGCGTTCATGCACGTCGCCATCGACATCGCCCGCGGGCACCACGAGCGCTGGGACGGCACCGGCTACCCGGACCGACTCGTGGGCGAGAGCATCCCGCTCGTCGCGCGGCTCATTGCGATCGCGGACGTGTACGACGCTCTACGGAGCCGGCGCGTGTACAAGCCGGGGCTGTCGCACCACACGACCGTGCTGACGATGACCGAGGGTTCGCCCGGCCACTTTGATCCCAGTCTTCTCGACGTGTTTCTGCGAATTGCCCCGCAGTTCGACCGCATTTTCCGCGAGTTCGGCGAGTAG
- the speA gene encoding biosynthetic arginine decarboxylase gives MAKLDRRGPDTSDINPAWKLHDAFETYGVKNWGKGYFGINKHGHVTVHPDKNAERSIDLKDLVDQIRTRGIQPPLLLRFTDILQHRIGEIAGAFEKSRTEYGYTGDYHCVYPIKVNQQRHVVEEVLKFGKGHNFGLEAGSKPELLAVLALTNGVDTPIICNGFKDDEFIKMVVMSRKIGKNIIPVVEKFTELELLVKYMEELGVRQPIGVRVKLASRGSGRWRGSAGYRSKFGLTLTEVLEAYEYLKSKDLGDCLQMTHFHMGSQVSDIRKVKDALSEAARVYVELYRLGAGLKYIDVGGGLGIDYDGSQTAFESSTNYTLQEYANDVVYRIKSVCDEAGVPHPAIISESGRAVVAYHSVLVFDVLGTSDFDKCTAPDVLPDDAPEPIRDLYSNFRELNKKNFLEFYHDAVDQMEKTLSLFNLGHLTIELRALAERLFWAFGRKLQRIVRDLDYVPEELNGLDNMLSDTYFCNFSVFQSMPDSWAIKQLFPLMPIHRLTEAPTRRGVLGDITCDSDGKIDQFIDLRDVRNTLELHAHSPNEPYYLGAFLLGAYQEILGDLHNLLGDTNAVHVSMEDDGTASIDSVVKGDTVTEVLNYVQYSAEKLTDRMRKDVEKAVKHSRITAAEARHFLRFYENGLEGYTYLEEPSA, from the coding sequence ATGGCCAAACTCGACCGCCGCGGCCCCGACACGTCCGACATCAACCCCGCCTGGAAGCTCCACGACGCTTTCGAGACCTACGGGGTCAAGAACTGGGGCAAGGGGTATTTCGGCATCAACAAGCACGGGCACGTCACCGTTCACCCGGACAAGAACGCCGAACGCAGCATCGACCTCAAAGACCTCGTCGATCAGATCCGCACCCGCGGCATCCAGCCGCCCCTCCTGCTCCGCTTCACGGACATTCTCCAGCACCGCATCGGCGAGATCGCCGGGGCGTTCGAGAAGTCCCGCACCGAGTACGGGTACACGGGCGATTACCACTGCGTGTACCCGATCAAGGTGAACCAGCAGCGGCACGTCGTCGAGGAGGTGCTGAAGTTCGGTAAGGGCCACAACTTCGGCCTGGAGGCCGGCAGCAAGCCCGAACTGCTCGCGGTCCTCGCGCTCACCAACGGCGTGGACACGCCCATCATCTGTAACGGGTTCAAGGACGACGAGTTCATCAAGATGGTGGTGATGTCGCGCAAGATCGGGAAGAACATCATCCCGGTGGTCGAGAAGTTCACGGAACTCGAGTTGCTCGTCAAGTACATGGAAGAACTGGGCGTCCGGCAGCCGATCGGCGTGCGCGTGAAGCTCGCGTCGCGGGGGTCGGGCCGGTGGCGCGGGAGCGCCGGGTACCGCTCGAAGTTCGGCTTGACGCTCACGGAAGTGCTCGAGGCCTACGAGTACCTGAAGTCGAAGGACCTGGGCGACTGCCTGCAGATGACCCACTTCCACATGGGGTCGCAGGTGTCGGACATCCGCAAGGTGAAGGACGCGCTCTCCGAAGCGGCCCGCGTGTACGTCGAACTGTACCGCCTGGGGGCCGGGCTGAAGTACATCGACGTGGGCGGCGGGTTGGGCATCGACTACGACGGCTCGCAGACCGCGTTCGAGAGCAGCACGAACTACACGCTGCAAGAGTACGCCAACGACGTGGTGTACCGGATCAAGTCGGTGTGTGACGAGGCCGGGGTGCCGCACCCCGCGATCATTTCCGAGAGCGGCCGGGCGGTGGTGGCCTACCACTCGGTGCTCGTGTTCGACGTGCTCGGAACGTCCGACTTCGACAAATGCACCGCGCCGGACGTGCTGCCGGACGACGCCCCCGAACCGATTCGCGACCTGTACTCCAACTTCCGCGAGCTGAACAAGAAGAACTTCCTGGAGTTCTACCACGACGCCGTGGACCAGATGGAGAAGACGCTCTCGCTGTTCAACTTGGGGCACCTCACAATCGAGCTGCGCGCGCTCGCCGAGCGCTTGTTCTGGGCGTTCGGGCGCAAGCTCCAGCGGATCGTGCGCGACCTCGACTACGTGCCGGAGGAACTGAACGGTTTGGACAACATGCTCTCGGACACCTATTTCTGCAACTTCTCGGTGTTTCAGAGTATGCCCGACTCGTGGGCGATCAAGCAGCTCTTCCCGCTGATGCCGATCCACCGGTTAACGGAAGCGCCGACGCGCCGCGGGGTGCTGGGCGACATCACGTGCGACAGTGACGGCAAGATCGATCAGTTCATCGATTTGCGCGACGTGCGCAACACGCTCGAGCTGCACGCACACAGCCCGAACGAGCCGTACTACTTGGGCGCGTTCCTTCTCGGCGCGTACCAGGAGATTTTGGGCGACCTCCACAACCTGCTCGGCGACACGAACGCGGTTCACGTGTCAATGGAGGACGACGGCACGGCGAGCATCGACTCGGTGGTGAAGGGCGACACCGTGACCGAGGTGCTGAACTACGTGCAGTACAGCGCGGAGAAGCTGACCGACCGGATGCGCAAGGACGTGGAGAAGGCGGTGAAGCACTCGCGCATTACTGCGGCCGAAGCGCGCCACTTCTTGCGCTTCTACGAGAACGGGCTGGAGGGGTATACTTACCTCGAAGAGCCGAGCGCGTAA
- a CDS encoding DUF4058 family protein, with protein MPSPFPGMDPYLETPKLWPAFQHQLLACLYQILLPGLVDRYRARVGTRTYVSEMPLFTSIVREQFAEEYIEIRNRGDGKLVTLLEVVGPANKTTPAGRQAYLDARQQAVAQRAGIVEIDLIMQGKPMLTYSRDGLPEYDYAVTVTRSNAPDRYEIYTSTLQKKLPKFKLPLAADDRDALLDLQAAFARAYDLGTFANQIDYKGAPPADVPFNDAYRAWSEELLKQMKLR; from the coding sequence ATGCCCAGCCCGTTCCCCGGAATGGACCCGTACCTCGAAACGCCGAAGCTCTGGCCCGCGTTCCAGCACCAGTTGCTCGCGTGCCTCTACCAGATCCTCCTCCCCGGGCTCGTGGACCGGTACCGCGCGCGCGTCGGCACGCGGACCTACGTTTCCGAAATGCCGCTGTTCACCTCGATCGTCCGGGAGCAGTTCGCGGAGGAGTACATCGAGATTCGTAACCGCGGCGACGGGAAACTCGTCACGCTGCTCGAAGTGGTCGGCCCGGCGAACAAAACGACCCCGGCCGGGCGGCAAGCGTACCTCGATGCGCGCCAACAAGCCGTGGCGCAACGGGCCGGCATCGTCGAGATCGATCTCATCATGCAGGGCAAGCCGATGCTCACGTACTCGCGCGACGGGCTGCCGGAGTACGACTACGCGGTCACCGTGACGCGCTCCAACGCACCCGACCGGTACGAGATCTACACGTCGACGCTCCAGAAGAAGCTGCCGAAGTTCAAGCTCCCGCTCGCGGCCGACGACCGCGACGCGCTGCTCGATCTCCAGGCCGCGTTCGCGCGCGCCTACGACCTCGGCACGTTCGCCAACCAGATCGACTACAAAGGCGCTCCACCGGCCGATGTACCCTTCAATGATGCTTACCGCGCGTGGTCCGAAGAACTGTTGAAACAGATGAAATTGCGCTGA
- a CDS encoding TIGR02996 domain-containing protein produces MSDRLTFLRAIRASPDDDTVRLVFADWLDEHDDPLGGFIRVQIELEPIRFRIDDPRAVELHAREDELLRKHRDEWIGDADDLMSTWDFGPVFRRGFPEYACLSLNTFLIRGEALFVALPTLRNVALYGVANRCDELTLCPLLAKLTTLEIADWPTRDDAAALAVSPHLENISRFKLWVGGDPQFLREFVRQSKGIRPREIELVQVRGGAMCLSADVARELNNEADALAREMGEHLGHQVVRVTRPFERLFPLNGKVAWNIHAGHLLDGRSALVAGNFVNWMFITFTRDGRIQDVTLRNSAFPVDAGHILDIERRLALQSAFGDWVEDLQLEPGLIWVREFAIENLRINLWPEQPQGWTPDDWRVHLRDAWNWLERHDFVIYWDDEAWANWRGAIHSSLA; encoded by the coding sequence ATGAGCGACCGCCTCACATTTCTGCGCGCGATCCGCGCCAGCCCAGATGACGACACCGTTCGGCTCGTGTTCGCCGACTGGCTCGACGAACACGACGACCCGCTCGGAGGATTCATCCGCGTTCAGATCGAACTGGAACCGATTCGCTTCCGCATCGACGACCCGCGCGCGGTCGAACTTCACGCGCGCGAAGACGAGCTACTTCGCAAACACAGAGATGAGTGGATCGGCGACGCGGACGATCTCATGAGCACATGGGATTTCGGCCCCGTATTCCGTCGCGGGTTCCCCGAGTACGCGTGTCTGTCGCTCAACACGTTTCTCATCCGAGGTGAAGCCCTCTTTGTGGCCCTCCCTACACTTCGCAATGTCGCCCTGTACGGAGTCGCGAACCGTTGCGACGAACTGACGCTGTGCCCGCTTCTCGCGAAACTTACCACGCTCGAAATCGCCGACTGGCCGACGCGCGACGACGCGGCCGCACTCGCAGTATCTCCGCACCTCGAAAACATTTCTCGATTCAAACTGTGGGTCGGTGGAGATCCGCAGTTCTTACGAGAATTTGTTCGACAATCGAAGGGTATTCGGCCGCGCGAAATCGAACTCGTACAAGTGCGCGGAGGGGCAATGTGTCTCAGCGCGGACGTGGCGCGTGAACTCAACAACGAGGCCGACGCCCTCGCTCGAGAAATGGGGGAACACCTCGGGCACCAAGTGGTTCGTGTAACGCGCCCGTTCGAGAGGCTGTTCCCGCTCAATGGCAAAGTTGCTTGGAATATTCACGCCGGTCACCTCCTCGATGGTCGCTCGGCACTCGTTGCGGGAAACTTCGTGAACTGGATGTTCATCACGTTTACTCGGGACGGCCGAATTCAAGATGTAACCCTGCGTAACAGCGCGTTCCCAGTGGACGCGGGGCACATCTTAGACATCGAACGACGGCTCGCGCTTCAGTCCGCGTTCGGAGATTGGGTCGAGGACTTGCAATTGGAGCCGGGGCTGATTTGGGTTCGCGAGTTCGCGATCGAAAATCTGCGCATTAACCTGTGGCCGGAGCAGCCCCAAGGGTGGACACCGGACGATTGGCGGGTCCATTTGAGAGATGCGTGGAACTGGTTGGAGAGACATGATTTCGTGATCTATTGGGACGACGAGGCTTGGGCGAACTGGCGCGGCGCGATCCATTCGTCACTCGCTTGA
- a CDS encoding DUF1501 domain-containing protein, which yields MSILSHPYLTRRDAIQAGAVGLLGFGLGELNALRAADKHAAKSVIYVFLSGGLAQHESFDPKPDAPDAIRGEFGSIATKTPGLRVTEHLPKLAACSDKWCVVRSLTHKSNDHSLAHHVMLTGRSDTPVGFNPSAPKPTDHPSLASIAGAVTKARNNLPPALVLPDKIVHNSGRVLPGQFAGVMGRARDPWFLEASAFEPKAYGAYPEYEFDHQQRPFDAKRKAFTIPDLSLPQGVDGDRFGGRLNVLKHLDAQRKALEENANTGAFGRSRADAVSLLTDARVRAAFDLNRAPARDLERYGNNAFGWSLLMSARLVEAGVNLVQVNLGNNESWDTHGNAFPNLKDKLLPPTDRALSALLGDLDQRGLLDSTLVVMAGEFGRTPRISTLPQHYKGPGRDHWGAVQSVWLAGGGVKGGRVVGSSDKSGAYPATDPQSPENFAATIYSALGLPKTAAWHDAETRPHHLYQADPMPVT from the coding sequence ATGTCCATACTTTCCCACCCGTACCTGACCCGTCGTGACGCGATCCAAGCCGGGGCCGTTGGGCTCCTGGGTTTCGGGCTCGGTGAACTCAACGCACTGCGCGCCGCAGATAAGCACGCAGCGAAGTCGGTGATTTATGTCTTCCTCTCGGGCGGGCTCGCGCAACACGAGAGCTTCGATCCGAAGCCGGATGCGCCCGACGCGATTCGCGGGGAGTTCGGGAGCATCGCGACGAAGACGCCCGGTCTGCGCGTCACGGAACACCTGCCGAAGCTCGCGGCGTGCAGTGACAAGTGGTGCGTGGTGCGGTCGCTGACGCACAAGTCGAACGACCACTCGCTTGCTCACCACGTCATGCTGACGGGGCGCAGCGACACGCCGGTGGGTTTCAACCCGAGTGCCCCGAAGCCGACCGATCACCCCAGCCTCGCGTCCATCGCGGGAGCGGTTACCAAAGCGCGGAACAATCTGCCGCCGGCGCTCGTGTTACCGGACAAGATCGTTCACAACAGCGGGCGCGTGCTCCCGGGGCAGTTCGCGGGGGTGATGGGCCGCGCCCGCGACCCGTGGTTCCTCGAAGCCAGCGCGTTCGAGCCGAAGGCTTACGGCGCGTACCCGGAGTACGAGTTCGACCACCAGCAGCGACCGTTCGATGCCAAGCGAAAGGCGTTCACGATCCCCGACTTGAGTTTGCCGCAGGGTGTGGACGGCGATCGCTTCGGTGGTCGGCTCAACGTACTCAAGCACCTCGACGCCCAGCGCAAGGCACTCGAAGAAAACGCCAATACGGGCGCGTTCGGGCGCTCGCGTGCGGACGCGGTGAGCCTGCTCACGGACGCGCGCGTTCGGGCCGCGTTCGATCTGAACCGGGCGCCCGCACGGGATCTGGAGCGGTACGGCAACAACGCTTTCGGCTGGTCGCTGCTCATGAGCGCTCGGCTGGTCGAAGCGGGTGTGAACCTCGTTCAAGTGAATTTGGGCAACAACGAGAGCTGGGACACGCACGGGAATGCGTTCCCGAACTTGAAGGACAAGCTGCTCCCGCCGACGGACAGGGCTCTTTCCGCGCTGCTCGGTGACTTGGACCAGCGCGGGTTGCTCGATTCCACACTGGTCGTGATGGCCGGTGAGTTCGGGCGCACGCCGCGCATCAGCACCCTTCCCCAACACTACAAGGGACCGGGCCGCGACCACTGGGGCGCGGTGCAATCGGTGTGGCTCGCGGGCGGTGGGGTGAAGGGCGGGCGCGTGGTCGGTTCGTCCGACAAGTCCGGGGCTTACCCGGCGACCGACCCGCAATCCCCGGAGAATTTCGCCGCGACGATCTATTCGGCGCTCGGCTTGCCGAAAACAGCCGCCTGGCACGACGCCGAGACCCGCCCGCACCACCTCTACCAAGCCGACCCGATGCCCGTGACGTAA
- a CDS encoding ExbD/TolR family protein yields MSHGSSDKYEPNFTPLLDLVLQLVMFFMLCANFVMDQTNVEIKLPEAISAKAIESNENYVYYINVNEQGTVIFPPGDTPIDSLGGRLTSTDKPKELEIILKRRAEEDKRAAGPGNEDKPLRTLIILRVHKACPFEKTSAIMRACRAAGYARIQLRAVIYSNPEG; encoded by the coding sequence ATGAGCCACGGCAGTAGCGACAAATACGAACCGAACTTCACCCCGCTGCTCGACCTCGTGCTGCAGTTGGTGATGTTCTTCATGCTCTGCGCCAACTTCGTCATGGACCAGACCAACGTCGAGATCAAGCTCCCGGAGGCGATCTCGGCGAAGGCGATCGAATCGAACGAGAACTACGTCTACTACATCAATGTGAACGAACAGGGGACGGTTATTTTCCCCCCCGGCGACACACCAATCGACTCGCTCGGCGGGAGATTAACGTCCACCGATAAGCCCAAAGAACTCGAAATCATCCTGAAGCGCCGGGCAGAAGAGGACAAGCGGGCGGCCGGGCCGGGGAACGAAGACAAACCGCTCCGCACCCTCATCATCCTGCGGGTTCACAAAGCGTGCCCGTTTGAAAAGACCTCCGCCATCATGCGCGCGTGCCGCGCGGCCGGCTACGCGCGCATTCAACTGCGGGCCGTCATTTACAGCAATCCCGAGGGCTGA
- the cysK gene encoding cysteine synthase A, translating into MATDTTFRGHIYDDITQTFGNTPLIRLQRIVGDAKATVIGKLENFNPLWSVKDRIGVAMIDAAEKAGKIKPETLIIEPTSGNTGIGLAFTCAARGYKLAVTMPESMSLERQRILKALGAKLILTPREFGMKGAVARAVELFQEAGGEPKAFIPQQFKNPANPEIHRKTTAEEIWRATGGTIDILVSGVGTGGTITGCGEVLKARKASVKCIAVEPTQSPVLTQHIVEGIPKDQVKPLGPHKIQGIGAGFIPDVLNTAIIDEVVQVTDDEAFEMGRRLAREEGMLCGISCGAAAAAAVRVAHRPENAGKVIVVILPDLGERYLSTALYPQE; encoded by the coding sequence ATGGCCACCGATACCACCTTCCGCGGACACATTTACGACGACATCACGCAGACCTTCGGCAACACCCCGCTCATCCGGCTTCAGCGCATCGTGGGCGACGCGAAGGCCACCGTCATCGGGAAGCTGGAGAACTTCAACCCGCTGTGGTCGGTGAAGGACCGCATCGGGGTCGCGATGATCGACGCGGCGGAGAAGGCCGGGAAGATTAAACCGGAAACGCTCATCATCGAGCCCACGAGCGGTAACACCGGCATCGGGTTGGCATTCACCTGTGCCGCACGCGGGTACAAGCTCGCGGTCACGATGCCCGAAAGCATGTCACTCGAGCGTCAGCGCATCCTGAAGGCGCTCGGGGCGAAGCTCATCCTCACGCCGCGCGAGTTCGGCATGAAGGGCGCGGTGGCACGCGCGGTGGAGCTGTTCCAGGAAGCGGGCGGCGAACCGAAGGCGTTCATCCCGCAGCAGTTCAAGAACCCGGCGAACCCCGAGATCCACCGCAAGACGACCGCGGAGGAAATCTGGCGCGCGACCGGCGGAACGATCGACATCCTCGTGAGCGGCGTCGGCACGGGCGGCACGATCACCGGGTGCGGTGAAGTGCTGAAGGCGCGGAAGGCGTCGGTGAAGTGCATCGCGGTGGAGCCGACGCAGAGCCCGGTGCTCACGCAGCACATCGTTGAGGGCATCCCGAAGGACCAGGTGAAACCGCTCGGGCCGCACAAGATTCAGGGGATCGGCGCCGGGTTCATTCCCGACGTGCTGAACACTGCGATCATCGACGAAGTCGTTCAGGTGACGGACGACGAAGCGTTCGAGATGGGTCGCCGCTTGGCACGCGAAGAGGGGATGCTGTGCGGCATCTCGTGTGGCGCCGCCGCCGCCGCCGCGGTGAGGGTCGCCCACCGGCCCGAGAACGCCGGCAAGGTGATCGTGGTGATCCTGCCCGACCTGGGCGAACGCTACCTCAGCACCGCGCTGTACCCGCAGGAGTAA
- a CDS encoding DUF1559 domain-containing protein, which yields MPYPRPGRSAFTLIELLVVIAIIAILIGLLLPAVQKVREAAARMSCSNNMKQLGLAAMNYESSYGKLPPSLIVELGAAPGSPGNAGYPYPGIVHSWAANFLPYIEQGNVSQLYNMNYPWFSSPTIVPGTPDNMGALRNQIKTFLCPSAPGGNTRTVSGTYKFVATFPYQNLAVTDYATNSSINPDSITFFGYPTGTSQTQLFSAMRPQLRGAGLPLISYPAMEPFTIVAVTDGTSNTILLCESAGRPQFFVGGTLNSSKTLNDGGWGHHENDYGLDGAVSKTNTSSPGNCVINCHNDNETYAFHTGGANHVFADGSVRYIRDSINPQTYAALITAQGGGMTTAEVSPGTD from the coding sequence ATGCCCTACCCGCGTCCGGGTCGTTCGGCATTTACCCTAATCGAATTGCTGGTGGTAATTGCGATCATCGCGATTCTCATTGGGCTGCTCTTGCCCGCGGTCCAGAAGGTGCGCGAAGCCGCCGCCCGTATGAGCTGCTCGAACAACATGAAGCAGCTCGGCTTGGCCGCGATGAACTACGAGAGCAGCTACGGAAAACTTCCGCCGAGTCTGATCGTGGAACTGGGTGCCGCGCCCGGCAGCCCGGGGAACGCGGGGTACCCGTACCCCGGCATCGTTCACTCGTGGGCGGCGAACTTCCTGCCGTACATCGAACAGGGAAACGTGAGCCAGCTTTACAACATGAACTACCCGTGGTTCTCCAGCCCCACAATCGTACCGGGCACGCCGGACAACATGGGCGCGCTGCGGAACCAGATCAAGACGTTCCTCTGCCCGTCGGCCCCGGGCGGGAACACGCGCACGGTGAGCGGCACCTACAAGTTCGTCGCCACGTTCCCGTACCAGAACCTCGCGGTCACCGACTACGCGACCAACAGCTCGATCAATCCCGATTCGATCACGTTCTTCGGGTACCCCACGGGTACGTCACAGACGCAGTTGTTCAGCGCGATGCGGCCGCAACTGCGCGGGGCCGGTCTGCCGCTCATCTCCTACCCCGCTATGGAACCGTTCACGATCGTCGCGGTCACCGACGGCACGAGCAACACGATCCTGCTGTGCGAGAGCGCGGGGCGCCCGCAGTTCTTCGTCGGCGGCACGCTCAATTCCTCGAAGACGCTCAACGACGGCGGGTGGGGGCACCACGAGAACGACTACGGTCTGGACGGGGCCGTATCAAAGACGAACACCTCCAGCCCCGGCAACTGCGTCATCAACTGCCACAACGATAACGAAACGTATGCGTTCCACACCGGCGGCGCGAACCACGTGTTCGCCGACGGCAGCGTGCGGTACATCCGCGACTCGATCAACCCGCAGACCTACGCGGCCCTCATCACCGCGCAGGGGGGCGGGATGACCACGGCCGAAGTCAGCCCCGGCACCGACTGA